One segment of Marvinbryantia formatexigens DSM 14469 DNA contains the following:
- a CDS encoding DUF2284 domain-containing protein, with protein sequence MYRTQICVKTLKVTEWIAEYCQPETFVPLCRECPEYQKNWSCPPGVPPVKEIAGKYRYVQAIGLKVIYEERVRKEALTAPGRAEELREQSYGAAKKKMLQALLALEKVITPSQTIMAGCCVLCGRCARIDGKPCRHPEEMRYSFSGLGFDLGRISGELLEMPLLWQKEGLPEYNVAIAAFLHN encoded by the coding sequence ATGTATCGGACGCAGATTTGCGTAAAGACGCTGAAGGTTACGGAATGGATCGCAGAATACTGTCAGCCGGAAACCTTCGTTCCTCTCTGCAGGGAGTGTCCGGAATATCAGAAAAACTGGTCCTGTCCGCCCGGAGTGCCTCCGGTGAAAGAGATTGCGGGAAAGTACCGGTATGTACAGGCGATAGGCCTGAAGGTGATTTATGAGGAACGGGTCAGAAAAGAGGCGCTGACCGCACCTGGGCGTGCGGAGGAGCTGCGTGAGCAGAGCTACGGCGCAGCAAAAAAGAAAATGCTGCAGGCGCTTCTGGCGCTGGAGAAGGTGATTACGCCTTCGCAGACGATTATGGCGGGCTGCTGCGTACTTTGCGGACGCTGTGCCAGAATCGACGGGAAGCCGTGCAGACATCCGGAGGAGATGCGCTATTCCTTTTCCGGGCTGGGGTTTGATCTGGGCAGGATTTCCGGAGAGCTTCTGGAGATGCCGCTTCTGTGGCAGAAGGAGGGACTTCCGGAATATAACGTGGCAATAGCCGCCTTCCTGCATAACTAA